One genomic segment of Terriglobia bacterium includes these proteins:
- a CDS encoding ABC transporter permease — protein MKFPFWRRGQREDDLQHEIEIHLQMARKERVERGETPDKAQHAVHREFGNVDLVREVTRQQWRWNWFDGFLRDTGYGVRMLWKNPGFTAVAVLTLALGIGATTAIFSALNPILFEPLPYPDASRILMIWDIFQDKRSDVTFHTYRELAARSRSFDAIGVFEPWRPTMTGLDLPERFNGQSVSASYFRVLEVSPVLGRDFQASDDVLKGPKVVMLSDALWRRRFAGDRAIIGRQITLDGDLYTVIGVMPHAFENVLGPSTEIWSPMHYDAENIASFDTAEWGHHLRMVGRLRPGFGIDQARRDLESIAHHPVAEFPRPRWASLRLGFIANSLQDEITRGVKPALFTIFGAVILVLLIACVNVTNLLLARGVQRRGEFALRAALGAGHSRLIRQLLTESLLLAAMGGVAGTAVAMLSVRALVALSPSELPRVAAIGLDGTVFAFGLGVTTLIALAFGLIPALHAAHSDPHRDLQQASRRLAGGPGRLRGALVVAEVALALVLLVSTGLLLRSLQRLFAVPVGFDSPHLLTMQVQTSGHRFDDHSARRRFFEQALEAVRNVPGVASAAFTSLLPLSGDQYGEYGAQFEKDKGAYDVFRYVVTPGYFVTMGIALRRGRLLDAHDGADAPPAVLISESLAKSEFPGQDPIGQRLHVGPVNRPWYIIVGVVGNVKQASVALSNPDAVYITMNQSWFADEMMSLVVRAQGGAASLAPAMRKAIWSVDKDQPIVRVATMEDLLAASAAERRFALILFEVFALAALVLAAAGIYGVLSGSVAERTHEMGIRKTLGAQRGAVLRLVLGQATRLTLVGVCIGMAGALEATPLMASLLFGISATDPVTFFAVAALLTLVALAASFLPAWRAMRVDPVVALRYE, from the coding sequence ATGAAATTTCCTTTCTGGCGACGTGGACAGCGAGAAGACGACCTCCAGCATGAAATTGAGATCCACTTGCAGATGGCGCGTAAAGAACGGGTCGAGCGAGGTGAAACTCCCGACAAGGCGCAGCATGCGGTCCATCGGGAGTTCGGGAACGTCGATCTGGTGCGAGAAGTCACCCGGCAGCAGTGGAGATGGAACTGGTTCGATGGCTTCCTTCGCGATACCGGCTATGGCGTGCGGATGCTCTGGAAGAACCCCGGCTTCACCGCCGTCGCCGTGCTCACGCTGGCACTTGGAATCGGCGCCACGACGGCGATTTTCAGCGCTTTGAACCCGATCCTGTTCGAGCCGCTCCCGTACCCTGACGCCAGTCGGATCTTGATGATCTGGGACATCTTCCAGGACAAGCGCTCCGACGTAACGTTTCACACCTACCGCGAACTGGCGGCACGGAGCCGTTCCTTCGACGCGATCGGCGTATTCGAGCCCTGGCGGCCGACCATGACTGGGTTAGACCTACCGGAACGATTCAACGGGCAAAGCGTGAGCGCAAGTTACTTCCGGGTGCTGGAAGTGTCGCCCGTCCTGGGGCGGGACTTCCAGGCCTCCGACGATGTGCTCAAGGGCCCCAAGGTAGTGATGCTCAGCGACGCACTGTGGCGGAGGCGCTTTGCCGGCGATCGCGCCATCATCGGGCGCCAGATCACCCTGGACGGGGACCTCTATACCGTCATCGGCGTGATGCCACACGCGTTCGAGAATGTCCTGGGTCCCTCGACAGAAATCTGGTCGCCCATGCACTACGACGCCGAGAATATCGCTAGTTTCGACACCGCAGAGTGGGGTCATCACCTGCGTATGGTGGGGCGGCTGCGTCCAGGCTTCGGAATCGACCAGGCCAGACGGGATCTCGAATCGATTGCGCACCACCCGGTGGCGGAGTTTCCCAGGCCGCGTTGGGCGTCCCTCAGGTTAGGGTTCATCGCCAATTCCTTGCAGGACGAAATCACCCGCGGGGTGAAACCGGCCCTCTTCACCATTTTTGGGGCGGTGATCCTGGTGCTCCTGATCGCCTGTGTGAACGTGACAAACCTTCTGCTTGCGCGCGGGGTGCAACGCCGGGGCGAATTTGCGCTGCGCGCCGCGCTCGGCGCGGGGCATAGCCGGCTGATCCGGCAACTGCTCACCGAGAGCCTGCTCCTCGCGGCAATGGGCGGCGTGGCCGGCACGGCCGTGGCGATGCTCAGCGTGCGCGCTCTCGTGGCGCTCAGTCCATCTGAGCTGCCGCGCGTCGCCGCGATCGGTCTCGATGGCACGGTGTTCGCCTTCGGATTGGGCGTCACCACTTTGATCGCACTGGCCTTTGGATTGATCCCGGCGCTTCACGCGGCGCACAGCGATCCTCACCGGGACCTCCAGCAGGCCTCACGGCGCCTTGCCGGCGGACCGGGGCGCCTACGCGGCGCACTCGTCGTTGCGGAGGTCGCGCTGGCCCTCGTGTTGCTGGTCAGCACAGGATTGCTTCTCCGCAGCCTCCAGCGCCTGTTTGCAGTTCCTGTGGGCTTCGATTCGCCACACCTGCTCACTATGCAGGTGCAGACGTCCGGCCACCGGTTCGACGACCACAGCGCCAGGCGCCGGTTCTTCGAGCAGGCCCTGGAAGCGGTCCGCAACGTTCCCGGCGTCGCGTCGGCAGCGTTCACCAGTCTATTGCCGCTGAGTGGCGATCAATATGGCGAGTATGGGGCGCAGTTCGAGAAGGACAAGGGCGCTTACGACGTATTTCGATATGTGGTGACCCCGGGGTATTTCGTGACCATGGGCATCGCACTCCGCCGCGGCCGCCTGCTCGACGCGCATGATGGAGCCGACGCGCCGCCCGCCGTTCTGATCAGCGAATCCCTGGCAAAGAGCGAATTCCCCGGTCAAGACCCCATTGGCCAGCGTCTTCATGTCGGGCCCGTGAATCGGCCGTGGTACATCATTGTTGGAGTCGTAGGGAACGTGAAGCAGGCCTCTGTGGCGTTGAGCAATCCGGATGCAGTGTACATCACGATGAACCAGTCGTGGTTCGCAGATGAGATGATGTCGCTTGTGGTCCGGGCACAGGGAGGCGCTGCGTCACTCGCCCCTGCCATGAGAAAGGCGATCTGGTCGGTGGACAAGGACCAGCCGATTGTGCGTGTTGCGACGATGGAAGATCTGCTGGCCGCGTCGGCGGCGGAGCGGCGCTTCGCGTTGATCCTGTTCGAGGTGTTCGCGCTCGCGGCCCTGGTGCTCGCGGCGGCCGGCATCTACGGCGTGCTCTCCGGCAGCGTGGCCGAACGCACGCATGAAATGGGGATCCGGAAGACCCTTGGCGCTCAGCGAGGTGCTGTACTGAGGCTCGTGCTTGGACAAGCCACACGGTTGACCCTCGTCGGGGTGTGCATCGGTATGGCGGGCGCGCTTGAGGCGACACCGCTCATGGCGAGCCTTTTGTTTGGGATCTCAGCGACCGACCCCGTTACCTTCTTCGCCGTGGCGGCTCTGCTCACGTTGGTCGCGCTGGCGGCTTCCTTCCTGCCGGCATGGCGCGCCATGCGAGTGGATCCGGTGGTGGCGTTGCGGTATGAGTGA
- a CDS encoding ABC transporter permease: MNFAFWRRRQREEDLNQEIESHLAMAASEHAERGEALDAARHAVHREFGNVDLVCEVTRQHWGGRWLEHLVQDIRYGARMLRRNPVFALIAVLTLALGIGANTAVFSIVNAVFLRSLPFPDAGRIYQVGRTGNRIGGSSISLPIFLEWQDRQNVFEHLALIRWSGPETLTGAGEPLQIKSLSVSTEFFPALGVQPALGRAFLPEEGRPGGPHVLMLGEGFWQGHFGADPKVLGRALTFDGELFIVVGILPRGFELPIPGARDVQVWFPVHLPRVSDNPSNEVLCVGLLRPGVTTAQAEAALTPPLADLSRQYPKMIGSNEQAHLVRLRDFVSHRAGSAPLLLLGAVVFLLLIVCANVANLLLARAAVRKREMAIRGAIGAGRGRIIRQLLTESLLLALLGGSIGVMVCYLCFDFIARLVPAGLLRVGAVRIDFPVLVTSLLVSVLAGTVFGLVPALAASRQDLNISLKEMARQSSSVGAWWLRSALVVAELALALVLLMGAALLIESFARLLRVQPGFDSSHLLTFQVALPSKKYDSPDRRSQVFAQATQEFAALPGAKQVGLANVVPLKGGPDLLFNIVGGTRSIPPETALDAEYRIISPGYFSALQIALLHGRSFNDTDNRASRAVAIVNRSMADAFWPDIDPIGRQIRIGRPMGPAWTEPAPREIIGVVEDIREGSLAEGPEATMYIPYAQAPQSDTAFFLVRTAGDPAAFVPSIRSALKRVDAALPLFNVTTMEDVVAGSLGDWRFRTTLLALFGGIALFIATIGVYGVVAYSVTQRTHEMGIRSALGAKPGSLLRLVIVRGVRLAGTGVLLGMLGALALTRLMRGLLYETKATDPWTFTGVAVLLMLVAVAACYSPARRASRVDPVVALRYE; encoded by the coding sequence ATGAACTTTGCTTTCTGGCGGCGTCGACAACGGGAAGAAGATCTCAACCAAGAAATTGAAAGCCACCTCGCCATGGCGGCCAGCGAGCACGCGGAGCGGGGCGAGGCTCTCGATGCAGCGCGACATGCGGTCCATCGGGAATTTGGCAATGTGGACCTGGTGTGCGAGGTGACCCGGCAGCATTGGGGCGGGCGATGGCTGGAACATCTGGTACAGGACATCCGCTACGGCGCCCGGATGTTGCGACGGAATCCCGTTTTTGCTCTGATCGCGGTGTTGACCTTGGCGCTGGGTATTGGGGCGAACACGGCGGTCTTCAGCATCGTCAATGCAGTTTTTCTCAGATCGCTCCCCTTTCCGGACGCTGGTCGAATCTACCAGGTCGGCCGGACCGGAAACCGAATTGGGGGATCCTCGATTTCCCTTCCGATTTTTCTCGAATGGCAGGACCGACAAAACGTCTTCGAACATCTCGCCCTTATTCGTTGGTCCGGGCCGGAAACCCTCACCGGCGCCGGTGAGCCGCTACAAATCAAGAGCCTGTCGGTCTCCACGGAGTTCTTCCCTGCCCTCGGCGTCCAGCCGGCCCTGGGACGCGCCTTTCTCCCTGAGGAAGGGAGACCGGGCGGACCCCACGTGCTGATGTTGGGAGAGGGCTTCTGGCAGGGCCATTTTGGCGCGGACCCGAAGGTGCTGGGTCGCGCGCTGACGTTCGACGGTGAACTCTTCATCGTGGTGGGTATTCTCCCGCGGGGTTTCGAATTGCCCATTCCGGGCGCGCGAGACGTGCAAGTGTGGTTTCCGGTTCATCTCCCCAGGGTGAGCGATAACCCGAGCAACGAGGTCTTGTGTGTAGGGCTCTTGAGACCTGGAGTTACAACGGCTCAGGCCGAAGCAGCACTCACGCCTCCGCTGGCGGATTTGTCCCGACAATACCCGAAAATGATCGGGTCGAACGAGCAAGCACACCTGGTGAGACTGCGCGACTTTGTTTCGCATCGGGCGGGTTCCGCCCCCCTCCTTTTGCTGGGTGCAGTTGTATTTCTGCTGCTTATCGTATGCGCTAATGTCGCCAATCTGCTCCTGGCCCGCGCGGCCGTCCGAAAGAGAGAAATGGCTATCCGTGGGGCCATTGGGGCCGGCCGTGGGCGAATCATCCGTCAACTCTTGACGGAGAGCCTCCTGCTGGCGCTGCTGGGCGGATCAATCGGGGTGATGGTCTGTTATCTCTGTTTTGATTTCATTGCTCGGCTCGTTCCCGCCGGCCTTCTGCGGGTGGGTGCGGTCCGGATCGATTTCCCGGTGCTTGTCACCTCCTTGCTGGTCAGCGTCCTGGCGGGTACTGTCTTCGGCCTGGTACCGGCGCTCGCCGCTTCGCGCCAGGATTTGAACATTTCGCTCAAGGAGATGGCCCGGCAGTCCAGTTCAGTGGGCGCATGGTGGCTCCGCTCGGCGCTGGTTGTAGCCGAATTGGCTCTCGCGCTGGTTCTTCTGATGGGAGCTGCACTGCTGATAGAAAGCTTTGCCCGGCTGCTTCGCGTCCAGCCTGGATTCGACTCAAGCCATCTGTTGACATTCCAAGTGGCCCTTCCCTCGAAAAAGTATGATTCACCGGACCGGCGATCGCAGGTATTCGCGCAAGCAACACAGGAATTTGCGGCACTGCCCGGCGCCAAGCAGGTCGGCCTTGCAAACGTCGTGCCTCTCAAAGGCGGGCCGGACTTGCTCTTTAACATCGTCGGAGGGACGCGTTCAATCCCACCGGAAACTGCCCTGGATGCCGAGTACCGCATCATCAGCCCGGGTTACTTCTCAGCCCTCCAAATTGCGCTGCTGCATGGGCGAAGCTTCAACGACACTGATAATCGTGCATCGCGGGCTGTCGCCATCGTAAACCGGTCGATGGCCGATGCCTTTTGGCCCGACATTGATCCCATCGGACGTCAAATCCGGATCGGCAGGCCTATGGGACCCGCCTGGACCGAACCCGCCCCACGGGAAATTATTGGGGTCGTCGAAGATATCCGCGAAGGCTCGCTGGCCGAGGGCCCCGAGGCCACCATGTACATCCCATATGCCCAAGCGCCGCAATCGGACACTGCATTTTTTCTGGTCCGAACGGCAGGTGATCCGGCCGCGTTTGTTCCTTCCATTCGGAGCGCATTAAAGCGGGTGGATGCCGCCTTGCCGCTTTTTAATGTCACGACGATGGAGGACGTTGTTGCGGGGTCCTTGGGCGATTGGCGGTTTCGCACGACCCTGCTCGCCCTCTTCGGTGGCATCGCCCTGTTCATCGCAACCATCGGTGTTTATGGCGTCGTCGCCTACTCGGTCACGCAGAGGACACATGAAATGGGGATCCGGTCGGCGCTTGGTGCAAAGCCGGGGAGCTTGCTGCGCCTGGTTATCGTCCGCGGTGTCCGGCTCGCGGGGACGGGTGTGCTACTTGGCATGCTGGGGGCGCTGGCGTTGACTCGATTGATGAGGGGCCTGCTGTACGAGACAAAAGCGACCGACCCCTGGACCTTCACCGGCGTTGCAGTCCTCCTTATGCTGGTGGCGGTAGCAGCGTGTTACTCCCCTGCCCGGCGTGCCTCAAGAGTGGATCCCGTGGTGGCGCTCCGGTATGAGTAA
- a CDS encoding ABC transporter permease, translating into MKFPSWRHRQRGEGLKNEIESHLQMAARDRAERGELPDEARHAARREFGNVELVREVTRQQWGWRWLENLLQDVRFGARMLRKNPAFSAVALLTLALAIGANTAIFSVVNSTLLQPLPLRAANRIVVIWVNNLQQGWPRVGPSGLDYLDWKEQNKSFDDLFLFEHGTGTVTGEGEPEQVAGLRVTTNFGDFFGFQPVLGRTFRPEESAARHNLVLLSYAYWQRGFGSDPAVIGRGMTLNGESYTIIGVLPASLAAFRPVDVVVPFDTGWVKRADSNLGVLGRLKPGVTLEQASAEMGTIAERIGRERPNRKGWGTVLVPIEAARVEYIRPALLLLLGAVGFVLLIACVNVANLMSARTVTRQREVAIRKALGAGHLQLVRQFLAESILLALVGGAAGLLLALWGTDLLIKVVPSRIPVPHAADSVLLPKVHMDGTVVGFTVLASLLTGIVFGLIPAFQSSRWSLNETLKERGRGTLAGPRGHRTHATLVILEAALAFVLVIGAALMINSFWRLLKANPGFNPEHLLTLRIKLSLDAKDSKYREPRQRAVIFQRFLENVEALPAVHSAALTEIVPLSEQEQDRWFFVIKEAPPPPAGEQFAADFRDVSPSYFGTMGIPLLRGRAFTDHDNADGPRVVAIDETLARHFFPNQDPIGRHLQIPDGTRPGREIVGVVGAVRDTGFDQEPRPTIYFPYLQSPDQTMSIVVRTNAKPGTILPAIKSAIWSVDKDQPIFDVKTMDDIVSGVVSAQRLAFVLLGIFALVALALAAVGIYGVTSYAVSQRTQEIGIRMALGAGRYDVFWLVVRRGLTLTLAGVGLGAGAALVLTRFLSSILYAVRPNDPLTYLFVAIVLGLVALLACSLPARRAMRVDPMVALRYE; encoded by the coding sequence ATGAAATTCCCGTCCTGGCGGCACCGACAACGAGGAGAAGGCCTCAAGAATGAAATTGAGAGTCACCTGCAAATGGCCGCGCGGGATCGTGCCGAGCGCGGCGAGTTGCCCGATGAAGCGCGACACGCCGCGCGCCGGGAATTCGGCAATGTGGAACTGGTGCGTGAGGTGACACGTCAGCAATGGGGATGGCGGTGGCTGGAGAATCTGCTTCAGGATGTCCGTTTCGGCGCACGCATGCTGCGCAAGAATCCTGCCTTCTCGGCCGTCGCGTTGCTGACGCTGGCGCTTGCAATCGGAGCCAACACAGCCATTTTCAGCGTCGTGAATAGCACGCTTCTTCAGCCCTTACCCCTAAGAGCTGCAAACCGTATTGTGGTTATTTGGGTCAATAACCTTCAACAGGGCTGGCCCCGCGTGGGGCCATCGGGCCTGGATTACCTGGACTGGAAGGAGCAGAACAAGTCCTTCGATGACTTGTTCCTGTTCGAGCACGGCACCGGCACGGTCACGGGCGAGGGAGAACCTGAGCAAGTGGCCGGGTTGCGCGTGACGACTAATTTCGGCGACTTCTTTGGCTTCCAGCCTGTTCTTGGCCGGACTTTCCGTCCGGAGGAATCCGCAGCCCGCCACAATCTCGTCCTCCTCTCCTACGCCTACTGGCAGCGCGGCTTTGGTTCGGATCCCGCTGTCATCGGAAGAGGGATGACCTTGAACGGCGAGTCGTACACCATCATCGGGGTGCTGCCGGCTTCCCTGGCTGCTTTTCGTCCCGTCGACGTTGTGGTTCCCTTTGATACCGGCTGGGTGAAGCGGGCGGACTCCAACCTCGGAGTCTTGGGCCGTCTGAAACCCGGAGTTACGCTAGAGCAAGCCTCCGCAGAGATGGGTACAATCGCGGAGCGAATCGGGAGGGAGCGGCCGAATCGCAAAGGATGGGGCACGGTCCTGGTTCCGATCGAGGCGGCCCGGGTGGAATACATCCGCCCGGCGTTGCTGCTCCTTCTGGGCGCCGTGGGTTTCGTGCTGCTTATTGCCTGCGTCAACGTCGCTAATTTGATGTCAGCGCGGACCGTCACGCGCCAGCGGGAGGTGGCTATCCGAAAGGCCCTGGGCGCCGGGCACCTCCAGCTGGTCCGCCAGTTTCTGGCGGAGAGCATATTGCTGGCACTCGTGGGGGGTGCCGCGGGCTTGCTTCTGGCGCTTTGGGGCACCGACTTGTTGATAAAAGTGGTGCCATCCCGCATTCCGGTTCCCCATGCCGCAGACTCAGTCTTGTTGCCCAAGGTTCACATGGACGGAACGGTGGTCGGTTTCACGGTGCTGGCTTCTCTGCTTACAGGGATCGTTTTCGGGTTGATTCCCGCATTTCAGAGTTCCCGGTGGAGTCTCAACGAAACGCTCAAGGAGAGAGGCAGGGGCACTCTTGCCGGCCCGCGAGGCCATCGGACGCACGCCACACTGGTGATTCTCGAGGCTGCCCTCGCGTTCGTGCTGGTGATCGGAGCGGCTCTAATGATCAACAGCTTTTGGCGCTTGCTGAAGGCCAATCCGGGTTTTAACCCTGAGCACCTGTTGACCCTGCGAATCAAGCTCTCATTGGACGCAAAGGATTCGAAATACCGGGAGCCGCGGCAACGGGCCGTCATCTTCCAGCGGTTCCTGGAGAATGTTGAAGCTCTCCCCGCAGTCCACTCGGCCGCGCTCACCGAGATCGTCCCTCTGAGCGAGCAGGAGCAGGACAGGTGGTTTTTCGTGATTAAAGAGGCGCCCCCCCCACCCGCTGGAGAGCAATTCGCAGCGGATTTCAGGGACGTCAGCCCCAGCTATTTTGGAACGATGGGCATCCCGCTGCTTCGGGGCCGGGCTTTCACCGATCATGACAATGCAGATGGCCCCCGGGTCGTAGCGATTGACGAGACTCTCGCCCGCCATTTCTTCCCCAACCAGGATCCCATTGGCCGGCATCTGCAAATTCCCGATGGGACTCGACCCGGGCGGGAAATCGTTGGCGTCGTCGGAGCGGTTCGGGACACAGGTTTCGACCAGGAACCACGTCCAACGATTTACTTTCCCTACCTGCAGAGCCCTGACCAGACCATGAGCATAGTGGTCCGGACGAACGCAAAGCCCGGAACGATTTTGCCTGCCATCAAGAGCGCCATCTGGTCGGTGGACAAAGATCAGCCCATCTTCGATGTCAAGACTATGGACGATATCGTGTCGGGGGTTGTTTCGGCCCAACGCCTTGCTTTTGTGCTGTTGGGGATCTTTGCGCTTGTGGCCCTGGCGCTGGCGGCAGTGGGGATCTATGGCGTCACTTCTTACGCGGTCAGCCAGAGGACTCAGGAGATCGGCATCCGCATGGCTCTCGGGGCCGGGAGGTACGACGTGTTCTGGTTGGTCGTGCGACGTGGATTGACGCTAACGTTGGCAGGCGTGGGACTGGGCGCCGGAGCAGCGTTGGTTCTTACGCGCTTCCTGTCGAGCATTCTTTACGCGGTCCGCCCCAACGATCCACTGACCTACCTCTTCGTGGCCATCGTTCTCGGTCTGGTGGCCTTGCTGGCCTGTTCCCTTCCGGCGCGCCGGGCCATGCGAGTCGACCCGATGGTGGCGCTGCGGTATGAGTAA